acaacaatttagGTTTAGCAACTAATTCAACACCAATAGTCAACCTTTTCCTCTGTTCAACATTTAAACCTTCACCAGCGACTCCAACAATAGCATCAGCATAGGTTTTCATatccaataaatcaattatgtATTCGACATAttcatctttttcttgtttggaCACATAGTTGGGTTGTCGTAAATATGCTGAAAACCGAAACGCTTCTCTTACAGTTGAAGTAGGTAAATGTaaatcttgttgttgaacaTACCCAATTGACCTTGGGAAAGATGAGTCTAGTGAATGCCCATTGACCAATCTTGCTCCTTCCGTGACAACACCAACAGTTAGTCTCCCCGATAAGCAATTTAAAAGGGTGGTTTTACCAGCACCAGTAGCACCCATTAATGCCGTGATTTGCCCAGGAACAACCCAACCATCAACATGGTCTAAAATAATCCGATCCTCTTTTTTGATCCGAATTTGGTATGTCAAATCTTTCCAGAAAAAAATCTCTGGTCGGTTGTCAGTGCCGGAAAGATTGAGTCTCTTATCAGTAGCAcctccttcttcttcttcaatgtcacttggataaattaatttgtCATTGCTAAATTTACCCgtttcaatatcttcaaGAGCAGTACCAGTAgctttttgattttttcttttgtgtTTTTTCAAGCCACTTTTGAGAAACAATACAATTTCACCCTTTTGCATTGCCCCCTTATTATACTCAGTTAACCAAATGTAAACTCCCAAGAATACAACAGCAAATGCAATAGCAATACCCAAATTTCTCCATTTGTGGGAATTATAATATTCGTAAGCATATTTCAAGTAGTTGGTTCCGTTGACAAATGGTTCTCCTGGAACTGACCCCACAGCAGTGCACactttatttttagaaTCAACATTTTCATATCCGGGTCCAGACGGAATATATTGTGAACATTCAAATTGACGATCATAAAACTCATTGACCATAATCGACTCAAATATATAGCTTACGGGATTAATATAAGTAATCCACTTGGCCCATCCCAACATACTTGGTTTAGGAATTACAAACCCAGTATAAATAACCATGGCTAACAATAAGATGGTTGATGGGGTCATTGCTCCGGCCAATGACGTCGTCACAGCACCAATGGTCCGGAAAAAATGGGACATCACCAATGTTGCCCATATATTCATTAAccaataaaagaaaaaccgGCCTGGGTCACGTCGTAAATTTAccataaaataaaaaacaagGTTGAATGAAATTGACGAGGCTAATTTCACTGGTAATTCAGATATAATGCTCGCCAAGGCATCAGCAGAAGGACAATACAAGGCAAATTTCCGATGCTTTTCAACAACTGGTCGAGCTTCATACATTGTCATGACTTCCAACAATGAGGAGAATGCATTAAATAAAACAGCATAGAATAATGCTGCTCCACGATAATAAAATGATTCTGTTGTCGACTGCAAATTATAAAACACCGATGACAAAATGAGCcccattattatttgtccACAGACCCTAAAAATTGCCAATGATGGGTCACCTTTTAATCGTTTAAAATTTCTCCCAACCAAATACTTAATTTGCATAAAAAAGGAAACTCTATATGGTGAAGAAGGGCGAATATGATTTGACTGTTTGGCCACATGTGCTTGATGGAAAACTTCTTTGGTGTTCAAGGTTTcacaatcaacaaaatatcCATCAATTTGGCCCATGAGTTCTGAATATTCTGGCGAGCGTTTCCAATAGctttcaaattcttgtGGAGTCCGAGGTACTCTATCTTCAAACCCTGGTAAAGTCTGTCTTTCCGCTGGATTAGTTAATGATGTTAAAAAATCAGCCGTTGTTTGTCGTGGTTGACATTTCCAAcccattttttcaaaatattctttGGCTTTGGAAGCCTTaccaaagaaaatttgGTAACCTTCGTATAAAACACTAACGTtatcaaacaaatcatAAGCGTCTTGCGAGCATTGGTAGATTGCCACCACAGGAGTGCAGTCTAAAATTTTGGCTGAGGTTCTCAATGCTCGTATAAATTCTAATGCAGTAGCCGAATCTAACCCTCTGGTCGAATTATCCCAACACTGGATTTTAGCGCCACTTAGTGAGACTTCGGCAATGGAGACACGTTTCCGTTCTCCACCAGAGACCCCCCTCACAATATCATTACCGACTTTTGTATTTCTAGTGTGGGAAATTCCGTATGTTGCCATATAAGCATCGGCCATACGTTTAGCATAAGTTTCTCTATCTATATTATCACCTCGATTCTGTGGAGTTCGCAACCGGGCAGCAAATTCTAAAGTATCGCCAACTGTCATATGAGGTATATGAACCTCTGTCTCGGCTGAATAAATGACCTCGCCTCGGAAATGCTTTTCTATATCATGGGCAGTTAATCCATCATAGCAAATCTTTGATTCCTTGCCAACATGAAATCCATACGTGTTGACAGCAATTGTTTTTAGTAATGTGGAACAACCAGCACCCGGTCTACCCAAAACTACGGTAGGTTCTCCGGGTCTCATAATGGCATCCATTGGTTTCAATATATCAAAATACTGGGTCTTGTCATTTTTTCTAAAATACTTTCGAAACGCTTCACCACCTAATTTCCAAAGTAGATTCGTGACCGTGGGTTGGTAGTCAACATCGTTTGCAATCCCATATACACGCAAGTTTGTATATGCAACACCCAACTTTGAATGCTGCCAATATTCTGGATCTGATTCATAGagtttcttcaaattttttatccACAACTtagaatcaaattgatcacAATTTGGATTTAGCTGAGGAGGGAGGTTGTTTGCGTCACATGGGTTTACACCAGGAACATTACTCATATTCGATAGTTGTCGGACCAAACTTGACTTTGCAGAGTCGTCGTTATCATTGGTTAAGATCTTTGCTAACTGTCTAACTTCATTGTGATCAAAGCCTTCATATTCCGAGGACGCAGGGGTTGTAATAGGCTCACAAGACTGATTGACTGCAGACTCGGTGGCGTTTTGAGGTTGGATATTGACCATTGGTTGACTATTTTCTGGTTTTTGAAGTATTTTATTGTCAacagttgttgtttgattacttttaaaattaaatggcAACCAGAAGAATAAAATGGAAAACCAATGCTATtctaaaatcaaatataaaataattttataataaaaaaaaaaaagaaaacaatttggAATGTTAAAGCAAGATGAAGCAAGGATAGTtatgtgtatgtgtgtatGTATGTGTAATTGGAAATGGGGTGTTAAAcgaacaaaaagaaaacattaCCAACATTTTATAAATTCGAGCAGTTTCAGTACATATTATATGTTAACAAATAGGATGAGATGGATGGATAGAATCTTGTAGCTGTCAATATAACATTAGTCTTCTTGGAAGGTAGGAAAGTACTGAATAACCAatgagaaaagaaaaagcaaGAGCTCGTCAGTTGAATTCAAGAATTCTTATCACCGTATGGCTTAGAAAAACAATCAAGATCAAACGAAACAAAGAAGAGAATTTGTTGGAGAGGAGGGGCAGCACCCCCGCCTTCTACGATCTGACAAAATACAATGTCCGTCccatttttgtttttctaaCCATTGTTCGTAGTTTGGGTGAAGCCCCACTCGCCACCAGCCGGCGGgccaaccaaccaaccaataGCCTCGCCTTGCATGCTTAAAATCCACTTTAGGAATTGTACCCGAATAAAACGGAAATATGATGCGGATTTAAGAAAATAATGACACTACATTCTCAGCCAGTGGTCTCTCCATTTGCTTGAATTTACCCACAACAAAAATGGTTACAACCAGCACTAGTCGGTTGGTGCCGTTATTGATGTggttaattattattattcataatgagacaattttttattcacAAACCTAGCAGTAACAACCAACTAAACCCATGGtgttttgtattttttcaGATTGGCATATCACGTGATGGTTTCACGAGAATCACTGGTTTTTCTAACATTCTTGGCAAACAAAGCGACTGACTATATAGAAATACCGAGATCTGGGTAGGTTGAATGAACTGTATAAAGCCCAAATGCCTAGGCTTATGTAGTCTTGACTTGTCTTTGACAGCGCATTATTTCAACTGTAGTTTGATGTGTAACTAACAATTCAGGTACTAAAAGAAAGTGGTAGACAGTCCTAATATTCACTAATGAGAACTAATATTTTGCACAATTAAAATCACCAACATACTAATTCTATTCTGTTTTGCAACTTTACAATACATATAACAATGTTACAAGTATTTGAAGTGAGGAAAAGCAACAGCCAAACAATTTCCTGTATATAAACAAaggataatttttttgcgTGTAGACAACACCAAAATTTCAACCAATTagataattgatttttctttattactttttttattcttgtaGTTAAAGTAGAaggaagaaagagaaaaaaatttattggtGAGAATGATAGTTTAGCCCATACAAACCCTCACAGTAGagtttcaatatttttgaaCCCATCAatctgaaaaaaaaaaaataatcaaccTGCTTCCAAGTAAGAAACATTTTCCAATTGGTACAATTGATAGACAGGAAACTTATAACTGATCTCTTGTGAAtattcaaaagaaaaaaaaaagggaaaaagaaaaactttACTTAATCCAGCTTAGTATCATATATTTTAAtcttatttaatttaacgttactactaccaccacttCGATTTCCTCGAACTACATATTCAGAACacacaatatcaataatagaATGTCATTTTTCAGAGATTTATTAGAATCAGTTGTTCCAACTGCTTATGCTGAAGAAGTATGTATTATGAGcttattcattatttttttttgaacaTGTAACTGTCGTTTTAGATGGTTTATCTTTGCAAGCAATTTCAGTTATACTAACGTTacattatatttttttttgtttagcCAGTTGAAGACGTAGAAGTTGAACAACCAGAAGATGCtccagaagaagaagtttcCGAAGAAActgttgaagaagaagaagatgatgatgaagatgatgatgaagatgatgaagaagaagaagaaactgCTGACCCATTGGATACTTTGCGTGAAGAATGTACCAAGACCGCTGCTTGTAAGCCATTTGATCACCATTTCCACGAGTGTATTGAGAGAGTCACcaaagaacaagaagaacCAGATTATGAACACAAACACTACAAAGAAGATTGTATTGAAGAGTTTTTCCATTTGCAACACTGTGTAAACGATTGTGTTGCCCCAAGATTATTCAACAGATTGAAGTAAATTAGATGAGAGATAGTATAACTACTGTGGGGGATAAAACGTTTTTTgctttgaaaataataaggacataatttcaatacgtcatattcaatttcaactgGTTCACTTATTAGTATTAAGTTCCACAATCCCTGTCTTTAATGACCTTTTTCATTGcattttgtttcatttcCTACACTGCTGTCTAATATCTggttgaatgaaaaaactgaaaaatttagaaaaaataaCTATACATATAACCTTCTTCCCATTTGTCAACATCTTACTAGTCTTTCCATTTAAGATGTATATACTTACGAACACAACTTTTATAAAAGAATATATTTTCCTATGTattcatatatataaataaaaaaaactattgTTATAACTCGTACTCTGGAGATAGAATGTTTGATCTAGTCTGTAGTTGATCACGTGCATTTCTCAGCAATTGCCGATTAATTCTACGTATAATGCAACTTCTGACGAGCCTCACTTTGACCAACTCAAAGAACATTCTCgaaatattaataaaaaaaactacaTGATTAGAAATATCCTTAGTTTAGAAAGTGATTGGAGAGAAAATATGTAAGTGAAAAGACCACACAAAGATGTATAGTAAACCCCCTTCTAGAAGGAAATTTGTAAAGTATATGAAAGTTGGCAAGATTAATTCTACAAACCCATTCTGATGGCTCAATTCAACTATTGGATGGATGTGTACATGTGTTAGCTTGATTTAGCCGTTAATAGTAAGTTgtaagaataataataataaagaaatcatcCGCCTCGAAATGCATAAAATATGAATGAAAGAAAAGCCGAGAATTTCCTAACTGCAAAAGAAGAACGAGGTGAGTGAGAAATTTATTGTGGTCAATTAATTGTACACCATCACACTACTTTTACTTATTATCTGTCATTCtttcttattattaacTTTTAGTGTTCcgcaccaccaccaccacaaccaacagccaacaacaaccaacaatcaacaagaacaagaaccACCACCGGACCACTCAACTCACTCGCACTCCTCgaattcttttttctttttttttctgctCTCTCTTactcaatttttcttttttattttcgaATTCTATTATCATTCGAATCTTcttaatcaattgtttgaatttgaacTTGAAAACTTTGAACTTGAATctgattttttgaatttaatcaatcaatcaatcaatattgAAATCCCTTAACTGAAATCAAAGGTGAAAATTAACTGAAATAACAAAGCAAAGCActttttataaaaaaaaaaaactccaTTGTACATATAATTAGTcttgatttctttgaaaaacaaaaaaacgAAATCTAATTACTCAAAAGCAAAGTATTAATTAATCATGTCTACTTCTGAAGAAACTAAAGTCACCAAACCAGTCATTGAAGACAGAATCTACGTTGGTAATGTTGATTTCAAAGCCACtgaagatgaattgaaagaattatttcaaGATTTAAAAGTCACTGAGGTTGAAATCCCATTCAAGGAGAATACTCGTGGCgataaagttttcaaaagacATTTAGGATTTGCCtttgttcaatttgaaaataaggATGATGCTGATAAGGCCATTGCCACTTATAATGGTCAAAAATtccaaagaagaaacattttcatcaaaaagGCTGTTCCACCACcaactgaagaagaaaaaaaggaaagagTTGAAGCTTTCAAAGccaaaagagaagaaatcaaaaaggtaaaagaacaaaagaagGCTGAAGCTAAAAAGAAGAGAGAAGGGGCTACTGCTGACGCTGCTACTACTGCTAATGGTGAATCTGCTACCACTGATTCTACACCAGCTATCCCCGATGGAACTCCTTCCAAGGATACCATTTTTATCACCAACTTGGATTACAAAGTTAACGTTAAAACTTTGAACAGTTTATTCAAGgaattgaaaccaaaatGGATCCATGTTCCATCTAGAAGAGTTCCTTATAATAGAAGAGGCCGTGGTGGCAAGTTTAGAAAACCATTCAACAAGGGTATTGCATTTGTCAAGTTTTCTAATGAAGAAACCCAAAAGCAAGCTGTTGCTGAATTTAACGGTAAAGAAGTTAATGGCAGagaaattattgttgatattgctATTGACTCCAGAATTCCAAAAGAAGGGTcaactgaagaagatgttgatgatgaagaaaatgcTGAAGCAAATAGCAATGGTAACTAAAACAATTAAGTTAAATAAAAACTTATAACCATTAGGCTTCttattcttgttttgttaTAATTATGCTATGTTGTTGTCTTGCATTTTTACATTTTCCTAATGGGATGTGTCGTTCATattgtcattattattagtatgttgtttcctttttttttccttttgttTGCCATTTGGTTATTATTGCTGTGTGTGTAGTatgtgtatatatatagcCTTGTGATGTTTTccatttgtttgttttgggCATTGCTGTATACGATAAATAAGGAGTtcttaattgaatttttttctttatttatatataatgGTTATATAGAGATTGccaaaaacaaaagcaGAAACAAAAGTACAAACCAGTTTTTAGTGTACATCTCTGTGGTTTTCATGAATCATGTACAAAGCATAAATTGACAATGCAAAGTAGTTTGTAAAAAGTAAGACTACTAATATGGTAGTTCGTAAGTGACTACTAATATGGTACAGACTCAATTATATTCTCATaatcgaaaaaaaaaaataagctGTGAGAAATTCAAActtacaccaagaagttacACTTTGTTTTACCGTTCCTATTATCTGTTGCTTGTGTTGCCCAGTATGAGTTAAGAATGAAATTGTTTCCAGGTTCAGCTCAATTATTTACTTATTCAGTATAGTTGTGTTGGAGATGAAGGTTTACAAGCTTAGATATGTTGAGGGTAACTAGATTATTTTTGAgcattttttgaaaaaatttaccaGTAAATATACTACTCTCAAAAGCATAGCCAATTACCAGGTACGCAGAAGTAGACACAAACTTATTGGAAGCAAACTCAAATTACTGGAAATAATGacattcattaaatttcaCCAtcttcattgaaaaaaagaaaccatGAATTCTATTATGCTATTAAACCGACCTAACAGTTATAGTAAACATTCcaaacaaaagaagattGAAAGGGTCATATTTCCCGTGTTGTTTTCTGGTTCAATTAGAACAAATATGGATATACAAAACCAATACCTGGACACGGAAATATTGgattcattgaaaaaagttcatttatttactggaaaagaaaatcaaaataaatttagCAATTTAGACACAGTTATTACTGAAGGTGGTGGTAATTTATCTCATGGTGAAAGACAATTAGTTTGTTTGGCAAGATCATTATTAAGGAATACGAAAATCATTTTGTTAGATGAAGCAATCTCCTCAATTGACTACAATACAGATTACATACTCTAACAAAGTTTAAGAGAACACTTTAATAATCTGAACATTTTAACTATTGCTCATAGACTTAGAACTATCATTGATTATGATAAAATTTTAGTCTTGGATGCTGGTAAAGTAGTAGAGTATGATAATCCATATGTATTAATTACAAACACGGATTCATTATTTTACAGAATGTGTGAAAATAGTAGTGAATTGGAAAGTTTGATTAAATTAGCAAAAGAAGCTTATGTGTAGACATTTATGTATATTTAGTACataatattataataataatacaattgttcatcatttattttttgacCAATGATTCTTCCATAGCATCAATCgaagtttcaatttcatccaTTGGAATTCCACAGCTTAACGAAATTAATTTGCAATATTTATATAGCTTATCAGTACTTGGATACGTATCGATGATGGTTTTAGCATTTGGATTTTCCGGTAAAGGAACATTTTTGGTTAATTTAGAAATCTCATCCACAagtttctttcttttgattatttCCACTTGTAGTTGCTTGGCTAACTCTAATTGTTCGTGCACATTGCCTTGTTGGTGGGtttgatcaattacaaAAGACGAAGCGTCCAACACCTTTTCGTGTAATCTTTCCTTTGTCATTCGATAACTATGTTCAACTTTATCTAATTCATCCTGTTGATGCAACTCCTGATATGTCAAATCGTTCATCAACCGGTATATTTCTTCTTGGAGAATATGATCACGTTTAAAATCTAGATGCAAATCATTGCCATGAACTGAAGTAggatcatcatcatctgttacctgctgctgctgttgctgactatcatctttattttgttccaattcttcaatcaaATGATCCAATTTAAAAAACGACAATATCTTTCTTTGTGATTCgagtttgatttgattaatctGGCTCAACACTTTGAAATACTTTAATATCACTTCGTCTTTCTCACTCAATTCTGAATCAATGGCATAAGCTAATTGTGTCATTTTTTCTGTAAGGAGGTTGGCAGTGGTATTTTGCAAATTGATGGCCATTTTGGAATTGTGAAGTTGGGTCTCAAATGATTGGTTTTCGTTTGTGTAATCTTCCATAATGTCTTCGTCACCATCACTATTGTTACTTTGATCATGTTCCACAGGATCCAATCTGAGTACGTAATTATGTGATGCCAAATAGTCTTCAACGGTACAAGAGACCAAGTTTCTTAAtccaaaattaataaatcggtggtaattgataaatactttaatacattttttgttcaagttGTGGGCAGCAATATGAAAGGCAGTGTTACCATCTGAATCTTGGTGGTTTATAAATTTGGTGACAAGCTCATCCTTTGTTAAGTCATCTTCCATTGCGTGTCCATTGGAATCCCCCTGTTCCTGTCGCTCATCGACAATCTTTTCCAATAATGATTCTAAGTAGTACTGAGCAAATTTTTCCCGTTTGTGCTTGCTATCCGTGTCCACTATATGATGCAAAACGGTTTTGCCATTGGAGTCCACCAATAATACTGATTCCTTCAATAAGTCTAGAATTAGTGGGAAGTTTCTTAATTGGaaagaattgttgaatttaaCCATAAACATTAAAGGTGTTTCGCCATTGTTATTTCTCACATCTGGATTTAAGGAGTGGGTAAAtgttttcaacaaaaactCAACCATGTTTAAATTCCCCATAGAGCATGCCCAGTGGAAAATCGTATTCCCGTCACTGTCAATTGTTTGATATATATGGATTTTAGACAAGGGTAGTGGAGGACTAAGTAATGAATCTGGTATCGGCGATCgtattttattattgtcatcTAGGAAATATGACAATAGGCTTTGAAAGTAGTCTgaatatatttgattttcctGAGATAAAGATATGCTTGGTTGATGATACGGCTGCAACGGCAGGTAGTGGttatgttgttgatttgcccgtttttcaaaagatgTTCTTGAAACTCCAAATAATTCCTTTGACGTTAAAAGATCTGCCTGCGACTCTAATCCATTTCCATTAGTCATTCCGCCAGGGTACTTTCTCCTTTTTGTTGTAAATGAATCGTTTTGGAGGCCATCACCTCTACTACCATTATGATATTCCTCGTCATCGTCTGTTTCTACAGATGCTAGGTCTTCCTGTCGAAGATTCATATTGTTGGTCATTATCTGTAACGCATCTTGCTCTGTATCGTTTCTTGCAAATGAAGGTACCACACCAATAAATGAGCTCTTGGCACTATGATCATTTGCATTAAAGTCAATTAaacttttatttattggagTTGTGTCTGAACGTTGTAAGGAAGGAGTTGCACTCAATGTGGCACGTTTTGGTCTACCTCTCTTTTTCGGCACCGTGGTAGGTGGCACAGAAGTGCTGCTGCCAAAACTAGTATCTGACAAAGTTGGCTGCACTTGCTTTTCCTTTTGCTTTTTCAATAACAGTGCTTGTCGTTTGGCTACATTCAAAGCGGATGCATGATTGTGTTTTGGAGCAGGTGGGGGCACTTCTGTTTGTCCttcaatatattgaaaCTCAAAGATGGGTTTTAAAACGTCATAAACACCAAAGTTTCTGGCAATTGCTGCTCCTAAATCTAGGGGAACATAGGTCCCCTGATACTTTCCGTACCCACCTTGAACCTTTTCGTGAATCCCAGTTTGAACGtctttttccaaaatcCTTGTCCGTTTAGCCTTTGGAAACTTAGCAATCTTCAAAATATGTGTGGCATTTATCCAAGAGTCCTTTTTGCGTCTCATTATTGGTCCTTCCAGAGTGACAAACTCAAATGCGGGGACATTTGAATATGTTGCTGAATAAATTTGAGAGTCTGACATCTAGTGTTTAGAAAGTGTTATTGATGTGATGGGTTGATAAATGAAATGAGCGAATGCTTTTTGTTTCCTCCCTAAACTGttgcttgttgt
The sequence above is a segment of the Candida albicans SC5314 chromosome 3, complete sequence genome. Coding sequences within it:
- the CDR11 gene encoding Cdr11p (Putative transporter of PDR subfamily of ABC family; Gcn4-regulated; induced by Rim101 at pH 8; Spider biofilm induced), with the translated sequence MVNIQPQNATESAVNQSCEPITTPASSEYEGFDHNEVRQLAKILTNDNDDSAKSSLVRQLSNMSNVPGVNPCDANNLPPQLNPNCDQFDSKLWIKNLKKLYESDPEYWQHSKLGVAYTNLRVYGIANDVDYQPTVTNLLWKLGGEAFRKYFRKNDKTQYFDILKPMDAIMRPGEPTVVLGRPGAGCSTLLKTIAVNTYGFHVGKESKICYDGLTAHDIEKHFRGEVIYSAETEVHIPHMTVGDTLEFAARLRTPQNRGDNIDRETYAKRMADAYMATYGISHTRNTKVGNDIVRGVSGGERKRVSIAEVSLSGAKIQCWDNSTRGLDSATALEFIRALRTSAKILDCTPVVAIYQCSQDAYDLFDNVSVLYEGYQIFFGKASKAKEYFEKMGWKCQPRQTTADFLTSLTNPAERQTLPGFEDRVPRTPQEFESYWKRSPEYSELMGQIDGYFVDCETLNTKEVFHQAHVAKQSNHIRPSSPYRVSFFMQIKYLVGRNFKRLKGDPSLAIFRVCGQIIMGLILSSVFYNLQSTTESFYYRGAALFYAVLFNAFSSLLEVMTMYEARPVVEKHRKFALYCPSADALASIISELPVKLASSISFNLVFYFMVNLRRDPGRFFFYWLMNIWATLVMSHFFRTIGAVTTSLAGAMTPSTILLLAMVIYTGFVIPKPSMLGWAKWITYINPVSYIFESIMVNEFYDRQFECSQYIPSGPGYENVDSKNKVCTAVGSVPGEPFVNGTNYLKYAYEYYNSHKWRNLGIAIAFAVVFLGVYIWLTEYNKGAMQKGEIVLFLKSGLKKHKRKNQKATGTALEDIETGKFSNDKLIYPSDIEEEEGGATDKRLNLSGTDNRPEIFFWKDLTYQIRIKKEDRIILDHVDGWVVPGQITALMGATGAGKTTLLNCLSGRLTVGVVTEGARLVNGHSLDSSFPRSIGYVQQQDLHLPTSTVREAFRFSAYLRQPNYVSKQEKDEYVEYIIDLLDMKTYADAIVGVAGEGLNVEQRKRLTIGVELVAKPKLLLFLDEPTSGLDSQTAWSICKLMRKLANHGQAILCTIHQPSALIMAEFDRLLFLQKGGQTVYFGELGQNCQTMINYFERNGADPCPKEANPAEWMLEVVGAAPGSHAKQDYFDVWRNSNEYQVVKDEISRMEIELSKLSPLPSSSNGRDEKESRLTYACPLWKQYLLVTWRTIVEDWRTPGYIYSKLFLVVSSSLFNGFSFFKADKTIQGLQNQMFAIFMSFIPFNTLLQQMLPFYVKQRDLFEVRESPARTFSWFAFIAAQITSEIPFQIVLGTIAYFCWYYPVGLYVNAEPTNQVVSRGVLTWLLQVSFYVYVSTMGHLCNSFLELPDAAANLANLLFSLCLMFCGVLAGPSQLPRFWIFMYRCNPFTYLIQAILSTGLANTRVVCSEHEYVVIEPPAGQTCQEYMSVFITMHGGYLLQSNNGAAESGTCSYCTMDETNTFLKSVNALFSQRWRNYGIFNAFIVINVALAIFFYWLARVPKGNRESRIKHRKEE
- a CDS encoding ubiquinol--cytochrome-c reductase subunit 6 (Ortholog of subunit 6 of the ubiquinol cytochrome-c reductase complex, a component of the mitochondrial inner membrane electron transport chain; Hap43-repressed gene): MSFFRDLLESVVPTAYAEEPVEDVEVEQPEDAPEEEVSEETVEEEEDDDEDDDEDDEEEEETADPLDTLREECTKTAACKPFDHHFHECIERVTKEQEEPDYEHKHYKEDCIEEFFHLQHCVNDCVAPRLFNRLK
- the MBP1 gene encoding transcription factor (Putative component of the MBF transcription complex involved in G1/S cell-cycle progression; non-periodic mRNA expression; predicted, conserved MBF binding sites upstream of G1/S-regulated genes), with protein sequence MSDSQIYSATYSNVPAFEFVTSEGPIMRRKKDSWINATHILKIAKFPKAKRTRILEKDVQTGIHEKVQGGYGKYQGTYVPLDLGAAIARNFGVYDVLKPIFEFQYIEGQTEVPPPAPKHNHASALNVAKRQASLLKKQKEKQVQPTLSDTSFGSSTSVPPTTVPKKRGRPKRATLSATPSLQRSDTTPINKSLIDFNANDHSAKSSFIGVVPSFARNDTEQDALQIMTNNMNLRQEDLASVETDDDEEYHNGSRGDGLQNDSFTTKRRKYPGGMTNGNGLESQADLLTSKELFGVSRTSFEKRANQQHNHYSPLQPYHQPSISLSQENQIYSDYFQSLLSYFLDDNNKIRSPIPDSLLSPPLPLSKIHIYQTIDSDGNTIFHWACSMGNLNMVEFLLKTFTHSLNPDVRNNNGETPLMFMVKFNNSFQLRNFPLILDLLKESVLLVDSNGKTVLHHIVDTDSKHKREKFAQYYLESLLEKIVDERQEQGDSNGHAMEDDLTKDELVTKFINHQDSDGNTAFHIAAHNLNKKCIKVFINYHRFINFGLRNLVSCTVEDYLASHNYVLRLDPVEHDQSNNSDGDEDIMEDYTNENQSFETQLHNSKMAINLQNTTANLLTEKMTQLAYAIDSELSEKDEVILKYFKVLSQINQIKLESQRKILSFFKLDHLIEELEQNKDDSQQQQQQVTDDDDPTSVHGNDLHLDFKRDHILQEEIYRLMNDLTYQELHQQDELDKVEHSYRMTKERLHEKVLDASSFVIDQTHQQGNVHEQLELAKQLQVEIIKRKKLVDEISKLTKNVPLPENPNAKTIIDTYPSTDKLYKYCKLISLSCGIPMDEIETSIDAMEESLVKK
- the SBP1 gene encoding Sbp1p (Similar to RNA binding proteins; downregulated upon adherence to polystyrene; stationary-phase enriched protein), with the protein product MSTSEETKVTKPVIEDRIYVGNVDFKATEDELKELFQDLKVTEVEIPFKENTRGDKVFKRHLGFAFVQFENKDDADKAIATYNGQKFQRRNIFIKKAVPPPTEEEKKERVEAFKAKREEIKKVKEQKKAEAKKKREGATADAATTANGESATTDSTPAIPDGTPSKDTIFITNLDYKVNVKTLNSLFKELKPKWIHVPSRRVPYNRRGRGGKFRKPFNKGIAFVKFSNEETQKQAVAEFNGKEVNGREIIVDIAIDSRIPKEGSTEEDVDDEENAEANSNGN
- a CDS encoding uncharacterized protein (Has domain(s) with predicted ATP binding, ATPase activity); this encodes MDIQNQYSDTEILDSLKKVHLFTGKENQNKFSNLDTVITEGGGNLSHGERQLVCLARSLLRNTKIILLDEAISSIDYNTDYILQQSLREHFNNSNILTIAHRLRTIIDYDKILVLDAGKVVEYDNPYVLITNTDSLFYRMCENSSELESLIKLAKEAYV